Proteins found in one Pieris napi chromosome 6, ilPieNapi1.2, whole genome shotgun sequence genomic segment:
- the LOC125050503 gene encoding protein Rae1, with translation MFGGTNPNKDVEVASPPDDTVSALKFSPPSVPQTFLAAGSWDCQVRCWEVEASGKTVPKAAQSMSGPVLDVAWHDDGSKIFMASTDKSVKCWDLASNTAVQVAAHDAPVKTCHWVKAPNYTCLMTASWDKTLKFWDTRSSVPIMSLNLSERCYCADVDYPMAAVGLADRSICLYSLEGKPAEVKRVDSPLKYQHRCLAIFKDKKTKQPTGFAVGSVEGRVAIQYVNPTNPKDNFTFKCHRSSGTNNGYQDIYAVNDIAFHPVHGTLATVGSDGSFSFWDKDARTKLKPFEALDQPLTKCAFNHTGQIFAYAMGYDWSKGHESYNPSKKNFIYLRPSFDDLKPRST, from the exons ATGTTTGGCGGAACAAATCCTAACAAGGATGTAGAAGTCGCATCACCGCCTGATGATACCGTCTCAGCGCTTAAGTTTTCTCCTCCCTCAGTCCCGCAGACATTCCTTGCTGCCGGTAGTTGGGATTGTCAG GTCCGTTGCTGGGAAGTGGAAGCTTCAGGCAAGACAGTTCCAAAAGCTGCTCAGAGTATGAGCGGGCCAGTTTTGGATGTAGCATGGCATGAT GATGGCTCAAAGATATTCATGGCTTCAACAGATAAAAGTGTCAAATGTTGGGACCTGGCATCTAATACTGCTGTGCAG GTGGCAGCACATGATGCTCCTGTCAAAACTTGTCATTGGGTCAAAGCACCAAATTACACCTGTTTAATGACAGCCTCTTGGGACAAAACATTAAAG tttTGGGATACACGCAGTTCAGTACCTATAATGTCATTAAATCTATCAGAGAGGTGCTATTGTGCAGATGTG gACTACCCAATGGCGGCAGTAGGACTTGCAGATCGCTCCATTTGTCTTTACTCATTAGAGGGCAAACCTGCAGAAGTAAAACGTGTAGATTCACCACTTAAGTACCAGCATCGTTGCCTTGCAATTTTCAAAGACAAGAAGACCAAGCAACCAACTGGTTTTGCTGTAGGCTCTGTAGAAGGCCGTGTTGCAATCCAGTATGTAAATCCAACAAACCCTAAGgataactttacatttaagtgCCATCGATCATCTGGCACTAATAATGGTTATCAG GATATCTATGCAGTGAATGATATTGCATTCCACCCAGTGCATGGTACATTGGCCACAGTTGGTTCTGATGGCTCCTTTTCATTTTGGGACAAAGATGCACGAACCAAGCTGAAGCCTTTTGAAGCACTAGACCAACCACTCACTAAGTGTGCATTCAACCACACTGGTCAGATCTTTGCATATGCAATGGGTTATGACTGGTCTAAG GGGCATGAAAGCTACAACCCATCTAAGAAGAACTTTATCTACTTGCGGCCTTCCTTTGATGACCTCAAACCTCGTTCTACCTGA